AATAGTTCGGAGGCAATTTCTCCAGCAATTTGCTCAAACGATTCTTCTCGACATGGTTTCCACTCATAGAAAACACTCCTTTAAGTTTTCTTTTTTTTAGATAATACCTTTGAAGCTCCACCCAAACGACCTGATTGCCTTCTCTTCTTCTTTTATATAACCCCCTTCCAACTGAAAACTGCTCCCTTGTACTCATAGTGAGAACAAGGAAAGCAATAAAATTCCCCCCTACAACAAAGTGTTGGTTTACACCAACCTCCTGAGCTAGGAGATTACTTTATTGTATGGGGGGACATCGTCTTTGTTATAAGGTAAAAGCGTATTTATGCAGAATTGGTCTTTTGTACAAATACCTTACTTCCCGGTATCCTGAAGCTGCCCTAATGCAATCCCATCAATTTCTGTACAGGAAAGGGAAGAAATACGGGTGCCATCGGATATGAACTTCACCTCTCCCGATGCTTCATCTACATGGATCAATTCGTTAACCTGGATGACCGTTCCTTTGGTGTAAATTGCGGACAATCGATAACGTGGGGGCAGATCCATAAGAACCCGGCAAAAGGTTTTCCCTTGATCACCGTTCTTTAAGACAGCAGGCTCTTCGTTTGGATCGACGTTGGAGTCAACCTGTACCGAAGGTTGATTTTCTTCCACCAGTTTAGGGTAAAGCTCAATCGGTTGCGGGGAGTAAGCTTCTTCTTGTGGAGAGTAAGTTATAGGATCCAATAATTCATTCGGTTGGTTCCTTCGTGACTTCTTATCCCTGCTGTATTTCCGCGGCGACTTCAGGGATTTGAATTTTCTGCGTGATCCAACAGGCCTTTTTCCATTTTCCTTTTTGTCGATTCTCCTTTCCCGCCTCCCCTTCCTTACAGCCTTACAAAGGTGATCCTGTTTGGAACAAAAACACTTGATTTTCTTCGTATTAATCCACAAATTCGGTATACGACCGACGGTACATATTGATAATTTAGGGCATCCAAGCCTTCTTTTTCCCAAATCCACACCTCCCTTAACTCCCTAACATGATATGTATCCTGTATAAAAAAAGGGGGCCCATTTTTCCGAACTTTAGGAAAACCTGCAGTTACTTATGATACGGTTCACTGTAAAATCAAATTATAAAGAAAGGTACATCGATTCTGGGGGCAAGCAACGATGAAATCATTAATAACACCGACGATTCCCGGTGGGATCATAACCATGATCGTATTTAATCTAGATTATTTCCAATTCAATCTTGTCGAAAAATTCCTCCTGTTTGCGACTTTCGTCATTGTCCCTCTTGTGATATTACTCTTGGGCCGTGACGAAAGGGACCAGCATCAACGGATAATGTATGTTGTTATTAAACTGCTTCAATTTCCAGCGGCGCTTCTTGCTTTAGCCTCCGTAATGAGCAGTAAGACGTGGGGGCTGGGAAACACTGCATTACCAGGGCTTCTCTCCCTCGGGTGGTTGCTGTTTACCCTAATGCTCTGCATCTATGGCCTAACCATGATTATGAACCACAAGGGAAGAACAGGAGAAATAGCGATCGGCGCGGGGCTCGTTTACTTTTTTATCGGAGGTTTCTGGTTCGCCCTATATCAGTTTCAACTCGACTTCTTTCAAGCTAATCCCGCAACGCACGCACTGAGTTCGGTCCATTTTCATTTCTCGTCTGCGATCGTTCCTATTTTTATCGGTGTACTGGGACGGGTCATGACGAAAAAAAGATGGTATCCTTGGGTCGTTGCCGCCGATCTCATCGGACCCATTCTAATCGCTGTCGGTATTATGTTCTCGAAACCGCTTGAGTATATTGGTGTCACCTTATTCGCCTGTAATATAACGATTTACACCACTTATCTCCTTGCTTACTTGAGGAAAGGCCCTCTGCACAGGAAAGCAACCTTCTTTTTATTTCTTTCCTGCATTGCTTTCTACACGATTGTCGTCCTTTCCATTAGCTATCCGTTACTGAAAAATGCGTTTTCCTTAACCATACTCGATTTTATTCCGATTTATGGTTTGCTGCATGCGTTTGGTTTTGTTCTTTGCGGACTGGTCGGATGGGTGTACATGATGGACTCTCTAGAGAAAAATCCGCATGTTTACGAGACATAGCACGGCGAAACAGTTCGGTGAGTCCCCCCTTCGTTCCCACCGGGTTTCACATTTTCAGTCGTTTCCGGAGCATACTTCCTGTTCCTTAGGGAAACCTGATTTCGTGGTCCTAAAATTTGGAATACGGGGTGAACTTACAACGATGGAACCGCCTGTTCAAGAGGGGATGCCGGACACAGTCGAAGACCCGGCTCGCTTTTTCCCGGAAAACCGCGTGTTGGAACCCTTGCCTCGTGCGGAGGTGGAACCCACTCAGGATGACTTATTCATGCGAATCAGCGGGGGGCGCAAATTGGCCGATTGGGAATTCGTGGAGCGTTCCCTTGAGGAGAACCGTTTCTGGATGCGGGTGATGATGGAGCATGCCTTCTTCCTAAAGATTACCTTACCCAATGAAGCAACCGAATTTCTACAACTGGCCGAGGAATTCGAAGCCTCCTTCGCCAAACAGCTGCACCGTGCGCTTCACGAAACGCCTGCCAACCCGTCCGACGTCGAGAAGCTCAACCTCGACAGCATTGACTTACTCACTCGGGCTATGGAGTATAAGCAAAACGTGTTCTACCGCAATGTGAACGGCGATTTTCGCGGCATGAATTGGACCAAGACGGCAGAGCATATTCGGCGGGAACCGCTTTATGTGATCAAAACCCTCTTACGACTAAACAGTAAAGTCGAACGCCCGCTGATCGAGGAATTGGTGGAGGACAACGAGTTTTTCCTGAAAATCATGGCCGAGCATGGCGTATTCGCGCTGCACTTCCTTGACCCGGACGAGGACGATATTCTCGACTTGGCCCGATTAATGGGGGATAAATTTAAAGTATTGACCATGCAAGCCCGGAACTTGGAAATCGAGCCCCCATCGAAGACGGCGATTCTCTCCCAACTTACGATCTTCCGCGGGTCGACCCTGCTCTTCCACGGTCTTATGGAGGAAGTGCATCGCTTAACCCAAGAGAAAGAAATCCGGGGGGTCGCGGACCCCAACATCATTGGACATATCACCCGCGAAGCAGGGAAGTATCTAACCGTATTGGACCGTATGGAAGCGCGTATTAAAAATACCCCTATCCCGAGGAGGTATGAACAGTGACGACCATCATATTGCCCCGATTCCTTCCGAAGCTCGGGTTACGTGAAGACCCCACGGATCCTACGGCGATATATTCGTTCCACGACAACATCGAGGAGCATGAATCCACGACATTAAGCGATCAGGAATATATCGAGCGGTCGTTGGAAGAAAACCAATTTTGGCTGCGTATCATGATGGAACATTCCTTCTTTCTGCGGTCTGGGCTTCCGCCCGATGCGACCCGGTTGATTAAGCAGGCCGAACAATTCGAGATCGTGTTCGAGAAGCAATTGGACCTTGCTTACAAAACCCCCGCCGACCCGCAGGAAATTAGCAAGTTGAATGAAGAAACGCTCGTCCTGACCCATAAGATTGCCCTGTTTAAACAAAATGTCATGGAGGAAACCCTCGGCAAACTGAGGGGGTTCAATTTCCCACTGCTGATTGACCATGTAAGAAGGGAAGCCATTTACTTTTTAAAAACACTTAAGCAAATCCAAAGCCGGCGCGAGCATCCCGTCACCGACGACGTGATCGACGAGAACATCTTCTTCCTGCAGATTATGGCGGACCATTCGAAGTTCATCGCCCATCTGTTGGACCCCCAAGAAGAATCGCTCATCAAACTGTCTCGCGACTTTGGGAAACAGTTCGACTTATTGGTGTACCAGGCCCGCA
Above is a window of Paenibacillus sp. DNA encoding:
- a CDS encoding YndJ family transporter, whose product is MKSLITPTIPGGIITMIVFNLDYFQFNLVEKFLLFATFVIVPLVILLLGRDERDQHQRIMYVVIKLLQFPAALLALASVMSSKTWGLGNTALPGLLSLGWLLFTLMLCIYGLTMIMNHKGRTGEIAIGAGLVYFFIGGFWFALYQFQLDFFQANPATHALSSVHFHFSSAIVPIFIGVLGRVMTKKRWYPWVVAADLIGPILIAVGIMFSKPLEYIGVTLFACNITIYTTYLLAYLRKGPLHRKATFFLFLSCIAFYTIVVLSISYPLLKNAFSLTILDFIPIYGLLHAFGFVLCGLVGWVYMMDSLEKNPHVYET
- a CDS encoding DUF2935 domain-containing protein; the protein is MEPPVQEGMPDTVEDPARFFPENRVLEPLPRAEVEPTQDDLFMRISGGRKLADWEFVERSLEENRFWMRVMMEHAFFLKITLPNEATEFLQLAEEFEASFAKQLHRALHETPANPSDVEKLNLDSIDLLTRAMEYKQNVFYRNVNGDFRGMNWTKTAEHIRREPLYVIKTLLRLNSKVERPLIEELVEDNEFFLKIMAEHGVFALHFLDPDEDDILDLARLMGDKFKVLTMQARNLEIEPPSKTAILSQLTIFRGSTLLFHGLMEEVHRLTQEKEIRGVADPNIIGHITREAGKYLTVLDRMEARIKNTPIPRRYEQ
- a CDS encoding DUF2935 domain-containing protein, whose amino-acid sequence is MTTIILPRFLPKLGLREDPTDPTAIYSFHDNIEEHESTTLSDQEYIERSLEENQFWLRIMMEHSFFLRSGLPPDATRLIKQAEQFEIVFEKQLDLAYKTPADPQEISKLNEETLVLTHKIALFKQNVMEETLGKLRGFNFPLLIDHVRREAIYFLKTLKQIQSRREHPVTDDVIDENIFFLQIMADHSKFIAHLLDPQEESLIKLSRDFGKQFDLLVYQARNLDFGSPSTEVMRDQLTMYKGAALELRSFKEQATKLIEACQVRSIIDPKLASHVTREAAKFLSIIDRLESRL